The genome window GCGTCCATAAGTTAAAATGAATAGTCAGTTCTGAGCGATAAAAAATGGTATTGTTTGCCCGTGGCGGGATTGATGGCCACGACATCAAAATTGCCTTCGAAGTCCTCCTCCATTTCCAAGGTGAGGCTGCTGGTGGTTCCCGGTGTTAACTCGACGGTACCAGCTAGTAAATTCACTCCGGTTTGATCGGCCAGTGTACCTACGACCTCTCCACCGGCCACAGCTTCGATGCGAACGACGAGTGGCTCGGCGAATAGGCTCTCGGAAAAAGCTGCCACCTGAATAGAGGGACGCAGGCCTGTAATAAAGCCCTTTTTGTGACTTAGCGTTACATCAGCCTTCGATTCTGTTTTGACGACGGCCAGCCGTACCGTCAGCACCGGTACAATATTTTCCTGGAGGGATAGACCTTCGTGGAAATACCGGGTGTTGGCCTGGTAAACACCAAACTGCCGGGCAAAGATGAACTGAGTGGCATCACTGCGGAGTGAGAGCCGCTCGGGCGTAAAGCCTAAGCTTGTATCACCGGGGGTACCGATGCCTGCCAGACAACGTTTTTTGGCCAACCACCAGTCGCCAGGCGGTTTAGGCATGTTGTCGCCCGGCTCGTAGTCAGGGTGGAGCACAAAGCCGTGATCAGCGGCAATGACGACCTGTTTGTAGCCCACCTGCTTGAGTTTATTGACCGCCCGAACCAGCTTTTTGGCTGCTTCCTGAATGGGTAACAGGGCGTTGCTGCCCAATGATTCGCCGGAGGTATCAATCTCCGTGAGCGATAAACACAATAAATCGACGGGCTTCTGCTTAGGGCTATTGAGGAAATTGTCCAGTGACTGATGCTGCATTCTGTCGCCAAGCCGGGTACGTAGTACGCCCACTCGATCCTGTAGGTTCTTGAGTACCACCCCATCAAGTTCGGCTTCTATCGACTCGCCAACATGTCTTAGATAAAGCTTTTGATCCGCACCGGGCAACAGGGCCGCCATAGCCAGTTTGGTTACGGTCGGAATGAATGCGGCCGAAGGGATCAAATCGACGGTATGGCCGTTTTTGGTCAAAGCCGTGCCCACTTCCTTGCCCAGCTCGAAGCGTAGGGCATCGGCCCAGATGTAGGCAGTAGGCAAATGTGCCTTAAGACTAGGTTCAATATACTTATTCCAGACCGATGTGTTCTGAAACGGCATCGTACCAGGCCAGCCCTCTCTCACAACCAACGATTGATACTGCTTTTGCAGCAACTCACTGCGGTTCCGGTAGTTTTGCCGCACGCGTTTGATATAGGTTTCAATCAATTCGCTGCGGTCAGGCAAAATGTCTGTGTATTGTTCGAATGACCGTTGAAACTGGTCGAACCGGTACCAGTTGTTGGTGTACTGCTC of Dyadobacter chenhuakuii contains these proteins:
- a CDS encoding PglZ domain-containing protein; this encodes MTINQYIADYLRQKLVDSPTLLVYDPNGRYHDLVQTLASGLVHVVDASKSFIKAREEAQRIYTEELPANDQDRLVLYLPLKSPTDNQARIQDPYFMFGLGGAIFPLTPADRYVELCKACYPGQESKIDTIFADSEPSFETVDALGAGNTYALLQTLTGGKSGVTRSDAEMVLALMTGSPDMAIAWKKQKGITAEWKTFAKQQLGLKASSGGALPDVQEEIWRYVLFSEFVYDLPVPLPAQFANVPRGGETQRKLILELGQTLRQRKGWEELYVENAGKVDVDLGLSDVFAQETDLGEIITFAFEDNTYFHRYINDILAGKLAEAAQEWSAVQGNIWEGHDPQRAANWQVARCGAELMRFAGTLTDEAIQSHKTLAQLVEQYTNNWYRFDQFQRSFEQYTDILPDRSELIETYIKRVRQNYRNRSELLQKQYQSLVVREGWPGTMPFQNTSVWNKYIEPSLKAHLPTAYIWADALRFELGKEVGTALTKNGHTVDLIPSAAFIPTVTKLAMAALLPGADQKLYLRHVGESIEAELDGVVLKNLQDRVGVLRTRLGDRMQHQSLDNFLNSPKQKPVDLLCLSLTEIDTSGESLGSNALLPIQEAAKKLVRAVNKLKQVGYKQVVIAADHGFVLHPDYEPGDNMPKPPGDWWLAKKRCLAGIGTPGDTSLGFTPERLSLRSDATQFIFARQFGVYQANTRYFHEGLSLQENIVPVLTVRLAVVKTESKADVTLSHKKGFITGLRPSIQVAAFSESLFAEPLVVRIEAVAGGEVVGTLADQTGVNLLAGTVELTPGTTSSLTLEMEEDFEGNFDVVAINPATGKQYHFLSLRTDYSF